One Triticum dicoccoides isolate Atlit2015 ecotype Zavitan chromosome 5B, WEW_v2.0, whole genome shotgun sequence genomic window carries:
- the LOC119310330 gene encoding photosystem II protein D1-like, with product MTAILERRESTSLWGRFCNWITSTENCLYIGWFGVLMIPTLLTATSVFIIAFIAAPPVDIDGIREPVSGSLLYGNNIISGAIIPTSAAIGLHFYPIWEAASVDEWLYNGGPYELIVLHFLLGVACYMGREWELSFRLGMRPWIAVAYSAPVAAATAVFLIYPIGQGSFSDGMPLGISGTFNFMIVFQAEHNILMHPFHMLGVAGVFGGSLFSAMHGSLVTSSLIRETTENESANEGYKFGQEEETYNIVAAHGYFGRLIFQYASFNNSRSLHFFLAAWLVVGIWFTALCISTMAFNLNGFNFNQSVVDSQGRVINTWADIINRANLGMEVMHERNAHNFPLDLAAVEVPSIDG from the coding sequence ATGACTGCAATTTTAGAGAGACGCGAAAGTACAAGCCTGTGGGGTCGCTTCTGCAACTGGATAACTAGCACTGAAAATTGTCTTTACATCGGATGGTTCGGTGTTTTGATGATCCCTACCTTATTGACCGCAACTTCTGTATTTATTATCGCCTTCATCGCTGCCCCTCCAGTAGATATTGATGGTATTCGTGAGCCTGTTTCTGGTTCTTTACTTTATGGAAACAATATTATCTCTGGTGCTATTATCCCTACTTCTGCGGCGATCGGATTGCACTTTTACCCAATTTGGGAAGCTGCATCTGTTGATGAGTGGTTATACAATGGTGGTCCTTATGAGTTAATTGTTCTACACTTCTTACTTGGTGTAGCTTGTTATATGGGTCGTGAGTGGGAACTTAGTTTCCGTCTGGGTATGCGTCCTTGGATTGCTGTTGCATATTCAGCTCCTGTTGCAGCTGCTACTGCTGTTTTCTTGATTTACCCTATTGGTCAAGGAAGCTTTTCTGATGGTATGCCTTTAGGAATCTCTGGTACTTTCAACTTTATGATTGTATTCCAGGCAGAGCACAACATCCTTATGCATCCATTCCACATGTTAGGTGTAGCTGGTGTATTCGGCGGTTCCCTATTCAGTGCTATGCATGGTTCCTTGGTAACCTCTAGTTTGATCAGGGAAACTACTGAAAATGAATCTGCTAATGAGGGTTACAAATTTGGTCAAGAGGAAGAAACTTATAATATTGTGGCTGCTCATGGTTATTTTGGCCGATTAATCTTCCAATATGCTAGTTTCAACAACTCTCGTTCTTTACACTTCTTCTTGGCTGCTTGGCTTGTAGTAGGAATCTGGTTCACTGCTTTATGTATTAGTACTATGGCTTTCAACCTAAATGGTTTCAATTTCAACCAATCTGTAGTTGATAGTCAAGGTCGCGTTATTAATACTTGGGCTGATATCATCAACCGTGCTAACCTTGGTATGGAAGTAATGCACGAACGTAATGCTCACAACTTCCCTCTAGACTTAGCTGCTGTTGAAGTTCCATCTATTGATGGATAA